From the genome of Saccopteryx bilineata isolate mSacBil1 chromosome 6, mSacBil1_pri_phased_curated, whole genome shotgun sequence, one region includes:
- the RASSF2 gene encoding ras association domain-containing protein 2 isoform X1: MDYSHQTSLVPCGKDKYISKNELLLHLKTYNLYYEGQNLQLRHREEEDEFIVEGLLNISWGLRRPIRLQMQDDNERIRPPPSSSSWHSGCNLGAQGCQKQFLSYPSDRSGSELESCPENTILKPLTMPSIQVTEVDTPAESDQASSPTDSRALKPLQEDTPQLMRTRSDVGVRRRGNVRTPSDQRRIRRHRFSINGHYYNHKTSVFTPAYGSITNVRINSTMTTPQVLKLLLNKFKIENSAEEFALYVVHTSGEKQKLKNTDYPLIARILQGPCEQVSKVFLMEKDQVEEVTYDVAQYIKFEMPVLKSFIQKLQEEEDREVKKLMRKYTVLRLMIRQRLEEIAETPETI, translated from the exons atggACTACAGTCACCAAACTTCCCTAGTCCCGTGTGGAAAAGATAAATACATTTCCAA AAATGAACTTCTCCTGCATCTGAAGACCTACAACTTGTACTATGAAGGCCAGAATTTGCAGCTCCGACACCGTGAG GAAGAAGATGAGTTCATCGTGGAGGGGCTGCTGAACATCTCCTGGGGGCTGCGCCGGCCCATCCGGCTGCAGATGCAGGACGACAACGAGCGCATCCGCCCCCCTCCCTCCTCGTCCTCCTGGCACTCTGGCTGCAACCTGGGGGCTCAGGG ATGCCAGAAGCAATTTCTGAGTTATCCCTCCGACAGAAGTGGATCAGAACTGGAATCTTGTCCCGAGAA CACCATCCTGAAGCCCCTCACCATGCCCAGCATTCAGGTCACAGAGGTGGACACTCCAGCCGAGAGTGACCAGGCATCAAGCCCCACAG ACTCCAGGGCCCTGAAGCCCCTGCAGGAAGACACCCCGCAGCTGATGCGCACACGCAGTGATGTTGGGGTGCGTCGCCGCGGCAATGTGAGGACACCCAGCGACCAGCGGCGAATCAGACGCCACCGCTTCTCCATCAATGGCCATTACTACAACCACAAG ACTTCAGTGTTCACTCCAGCCTATGGCTCCATCACCAACGTCCGCATCAACAGCACCATGACCACACCGCAGGTCCTGAAGCTgcttcttaacaaatttaag ATTGAGAATTCGGCGGAGGAGTTTGCTTTGTACGTGGTCCACACCAGTGGTG agaaacagaagctGAAGAACACGGATTACCCGCTGATTGCCCGAATCCTCCAGGGCCCGTGTGAGCAGGTCTCTAAGGTGTTCCTCATGGAGAAGGACCAGGTGGAGGAAGTCACCTATGAT GTGGCCCAGTATATAAAGTTCGAGATGCCTGTCCTTAAAAGCTTCATTCAGAAGCTCCAAGAGGAGGAGGATCGGGAAGTGAAGAAGCTGATGCGCAA GTACACCGTGCTCCGGCTAATGATTCGGCAGAGGCTGGAGGAGATTGCTGAGACCCCAGAAACAATCTGA
- the RASSF2 gene encoding ras association domain-containing protein 2 isoform X2 has translation MDYSHQTSLVPCGKDKYISKNELLLHLKTYNLYYEGQNLQLRHREEEDEFIVEGLLNISWGLRRPIRLQMQDDNERIRPPPSSSSWHSGCNLGAQGTILKPLTMPSIQVTEVDTPAESDQASSPTDSRALKPLQEDTPQLMRTRSDVGVRRRGNVRTPSDQRRIRRHRFSINGHYYNHKTSVFTPAYGSITNVRINSTMTTPQVLKLLLNKFKIENSAEEFALYVVHTSGEKQKLKNTDYPLIARILQGPCEQVSKVFLMEKDQVEEVTYDVAQYIKFEMPVLKSFIQKLQEEEDREVKKLMRKYTVLRLMIRQRLEEIAETPETI, from the exons atggACTACAGTCACCAAACTTCCCTAGTCCCGTGTGGAAAAGATAAATACATTTCCAA AAATGAACTTCTCCTGCATCTGAAGACCTACAACTTGTACTATGAAGGCCAGAATTTGCAGCTCCGACACCGTGAG GAAGAAGATGAGTTCATCGTGGAGGGGCTGCTGAACATCTCCTGGGGGCTGCGCCGGCCCATCCGGCTGCAGATGCAGGACGACAACGAGCGCATCCGCCCCCCTCCCTCCTCGTCCTCCTGGCACTCTGGCTGCAACCTGGGGGCTCAGGG CACCATCCTGAAGCCCCTCACCATGCCCAGCATTCAGGTCACAGAGGTGGACACTCCAGCCGAGAGTGACCAGGCATCAAGCCCCACAG ACTCCAGGGCCCTGAAGCCCCTGCAGGAAGACACCCCGCAGCTGATGCGCACACGCAGTGATGTTGGGGTGCGTCGCCGCGGCAATGTGAGGACACCCAGCGACCAGCGGCGAATCAGACGCCACCGCTTCTCCATCAATGGCCATTACTACAACCACAAG ACTTCAGTGTTCACTCCAGCCTATGGCTCCATCACCAACGTCCGCATCAACAGCACCATGACCACACCGCAGGTCCTGAAGCTgcttcttaacaaatttaag ATTGAGAATTCGGCGGAGGAGTTTGCTTTGTACGTGGTCCACACCAGTGGTG agaaacagaagctGAAGAACACGGATTACCCGCTGATTGCCCGAATCCTCCAGGGCCCGTGTGAGCAGGTCTCTAAGGTGTTCCTCATGGAGAAGGACCAGGTGGAGGAAGTCACCTATGAT GTGGCCCAGTATATAAAGTTCGAGATGCCTGTCCTTAAAAGCTTCATTCAGAAGCTCCAAGAGGAGGAGGATCGGGAAGTGAAGAAGCTGATGCGCAA GTACACCGTGCTCCGGCTAATGATTCGGCAGAGGCTGGAGGAGATTGCTGAGACCCCAGAAACAATCTGA